ttaaaaaaaggtCACTGGTTACTGTACAGAAAAGATTAGAAATACGCATCAACTTGATGACAGAGAGCCAAAGTTACCAGCATCCAGTTCCCTGATGACAGCCCCAGGACAAAGCTCTTTAAGCATAGCTAGCCACTTTGGATTCCGGAGTCAGAGATAGGATCTCTCATTCCCTACAGCAGAGAGATCAATCAGTAGCATATTCACAGCATTTCAATCTGACTATCAAGCTGTGCtaggaaagaaaggaaaggaaaaacacaaatttgtagtttttttcattttacctgTATGATTAGAACCTTTTCTTTGAAGCCTTCCAAAAGATAATTAAGAGCAAGTGAAAGATTGAAATATACTTTCCAGCATCACCAAGACACCATGATCGTTGGACTTTTGTGTGTTAAGCACATGAAGTTTCTCTCTCCTGGAACACTATTAGGTTCCTGAAGAAATTACTGCCTGCTATGAGTGTTTCAGGCTGAACAAACTTAAAGAACAGCAGTGTCTCCACTACCATCAACCGGATACtgaaattaagataaataaattaacaaaagctaaaacaggAATCCTCGTTAAAGTTTCTTCCATAACATCTGTCATCTCCCGTAAGTGATActctaattatattttgattttatatgattttgatatgttttttgtgATTAAATATGGTTTAAGGAAGCCTCTATGATGTTTTCTTTAAGTATTTATAAgatagaaagataaaatttgattattGAAGATAGCTAAAGATTAGATAAATCATCTTAACGTGTCATTTACtactctttttatataaaaaaaaaaatagttttgctTAGACCATCCTTTCAAGCCCATACATGCAGCTTCATTCTCTTAGCTTTtcactttctgtttttttttttttttttttaagttttaaaatagaatcctatttaaatagaatatttacaatgatattttaaaaataatttaattatgccATACTTTCCAAACAagattgagatttattttttcataaagtcaTATAAGAATTATAGATAcatgttgtttttgtttatttttattgaaactttttttttagatatgatatgttcttatttaaaatcttatattattaatataaaaaaaagccatGTTTTTTGCCAAAATAAAACGGAAATAAATGAATAAGGAAAGGGAAGTTTTGGGTAAACAAATGCATTTTTTCTCTTGAATTTAAATCATTGagattcttaaaattatttatttagattttcaataaaaacagGATTTTAAATGATCTAGCggaatcattgtttttttactaataaacaGGGGGTGATTTTGCTGTTATTTCGAGATGATAGAACAAACTAAAGAATAGTTATGAATATGTTTTGTTAGAAATCTTTTGaacttaaatcaaaattaacttttagttttttactagTTAATTCTTATTCATTCTACCTctattatttaaagaaatatatttaagtcttttttctaccaaatataattatagtataaatgtttttttaagggGAATTTGCTTAGTTACTTGTTTAGGATGATGGATTGAGTTGAGAGATGAAAACGGAAGACATGTATGCCATCTCATCTCTCCCTTCATTCAACCGATACTATGAACGGTGTTTCCATATTTGTAAAATACTCTCGATATTTTCCTTGCCGAGCCAAGCACTTACGATGGATTTCAATATGTCATCTGTTGTCGAATATCTGTTTTACGTAATCCTCTGATAAAAAGCAAGCCCGCTCATCTCCATCCGAGCTAACCCTAGAGGATTTCGGTGCTTGATTTTGAGAAAAGGGGCAAGAAAAGTATAATTCGGGAGTCTAACGCAGTTGCTAGGGATGACAATATTTGCATAACCAAGAAGCTGCAAGGCAGTTAGGACATGAACTAAAACACCATATTCTTAACTGGAAATGGCGCTACAGATCCACCCATCCctatcttcttctctcttcaaAAAACCCTCCCATCGTCTCCTTCTCTTGCCATTAAGAAAACGCaccaaactcaaaatcaaagccAAAAACCCCACCAGTAATCCAACCGCACCTAATAAAAAACCCACCGCAGTCTCGCCTGGTCGAGGGTTTGGCTCACAATCATCTACAGCAGCAACTTCAAGCAAAACAAGTGGGAGTTGGAGTAAAAAGAAACGAAAACGTAATAGAAGAGGGAGAGCATCGATAGCTTGGAGGACTCCAGTTGAGAAGCCAGGATTTACAAGACAAGAATACGAGGCTACATTTAAAGAAATGAGTAGAAATGAGAATGCTTTTATTCTTGCTTGGTTAGGACTTGGTGGGATCATTCT
The genomic region above belongs to Populus alba chromosome 12, ASM523922v2, whole genome shotgun sequence and contains:
- the LOC118060583 gene encoding protein LPA2 gives rise to the protein MALQIHPSLSSSLFKKPSHRLLLLPLRKRTKLKIKAKNPTSNPTAPNKKPTAVSPGRGFGSQSSTAATSSKTSGSWSKKKRKRNRRGRASIAWRTPVEKPGFTRQEYEATFKEMSRNENAFILAWLGLGGIILVEDLVCLLLQQYFPSTGMLPEEWDKFVVKSLYPSFFPIVGLFVAGTVACGVLKNLQNENVEDLIDRFRKK